The Nitrospira sp. genome has a window encoding:
- a CDS encoding type II secretion system protein has product MGLRHHLENARGITYLALMFSIVLIGISVSAAARQWTVMVQREKEADLMAKGIEIQNALALYSAQMKIGRIMPAEIYPQSLAELTRTPKPFLRRVYQDPVGGGDWEYLRAPTGGIMGVRSKNKGKPIKERDFPLAVRHFEGRKTYHDWIFQHPNPSSQSMLMPPMMGLAPGAMPQQPGAHGASPGVPTPPGTR; this is encoded by the coding sequence ATGGGGTTGCGGCATCACCTCGAGAATGCGCGCGGGATCACCTACCTGGCGTTGATGTTTTCCATCGTGCTGATCGGGATCTCCGTCTCCGCGGCGGCTCGTCAATGGACCGTCATGGTGCAGCGGGAAAAAGAAGCCGATCTCATGGCGAAGGGGATCGAGATTCAGAATGCCCTGGCGCTCTATTCAGCCCAAATGAAGATCGGGCGCATCATGCCCGCCGAGATCTATCCTCAATCCTTGGCTGAGCTGACCCGCACACCGAAACCCTTTTTACGGCGGGTCTACCAGGATCCGGTCGGTGGAGGCGATTGGGAATACCTGCGTGCACCCACCGGAGGGATCATGGGGGTGCGAAGCAAGAACAAGGGCAAACCGATCAAGGAGCGTGATTTTCCCCTCGCGGTCCGCCATTTTGAAGGTCGCAAGACCTATCATGATTGGATTTTCCAGCATCCGAATCCCTCTTCCCAGTCCATGTTGATGCCGCCGATGATGGGGCTAGCTCCTGGCGCCATGCCCCAGCAACCAGGAGCGCATGGCGCCAGTCCAGGAGTACCGACTCCGCCAGGCACCCGCTGA